A genomic window from Luteolibacter sp. LG18 includes:
- a CDS encoding circularly permuted type 2 ATP-grasp protein, whose protein sequence is MSHSGPYLFPVASLSGHGQGGAWDEMTGSTGKVRPLWQRLARSMEHWSPDERVRLSASSDRLLEDLGATYNIYSDAGGSGRPWRIDPLPLLVDPVEWKKVSTGLGQRMRLLEMVLTDLYGPQRLLEEGLIPPDLVHANPHFLTNLRGIVPTGGHYLSSAGFDLIRNAEGAWRVLRDHTRIPGGLGQTLENRSVTASVLQAEFEDCRVAGIAPFFELERDTLRSLASGRADSPHVVLLTPGFRHPSYFEHAYKARVLGIPLVETADLTVRERRLFLKTLSGLRRVDVLVCRLDDDSVDPLEFWTHGGGGVPGLAEVWRSGNVALANAPGTAFAGTMALMPFLPGICRKWLGEDLKLPFVETWWLGQAPVRQQVFADLQRYIIFPAFGPGEPVRCSELTPSARRLWHSVLESQPHDFVVQRDVSPSLAPVMEDGEFHSRPVIWRSFCLQSADGPVCLRGGLGIVAKNGILLDGYSSTEQTAKDVWIPDETTAALDEPTIRLDGHQIARDPTGAEVPSRMAEQLFWVGRYAERLELATRLLRTTVKRLGGELTPARRAQRDACFALLRGLEILPTEATSLPPQPLPVLARLVHNPSAPHGLPSLIRSLLWNAASARDRLSDDTWRLFNRLEDLLQSDASHPTASALVQTLDALVLHLAAFAGMQAENMTRGHGWRFLEIGRRIERALGVLSLLASAPGTQLADCPALEPLLETCDSTMTYRRRHFSRPRWSSVAELLLADPTNPRSAAAQAAILAVQCQPLPGDRDAGLLPRIREHVASLVQASGPSAEVPDSAGFVKRASSFEELSDLLTQHYFSHSVRRVY, encoded by the coding sequence TCCCCGTCGCGTCGCTCTCCGGTCACGGTCAAGGCGGCGCGTGGGACGAAATGACCGGCTCCACCGGCAAGGTGCGCCCGCTCTGGCAGCGGCTCGCGCGCTCGATGGAGCACTGGTCTCCGGACGAACGTGTCCGCCTCTCCGCCTCGTCCGATCGCCTGCTGGAGGACCTCGGAGCCACCTACAACATCTACAGCGATGCCGGCGGCAGCGGTCGCCCGTGGCGCATCGATCCCCTGCCCTTGTTGGTCGATCCCGTGGAGTGGAAGAAAGTCTCCACCGGTCTCGGCCAGCGCATGCGGCTGTTGGAAATGGTCCTCACCGACCTCTACGGCCCGCAGCGGCTGCTGGAGGAAGGCTTGATCCCGCCGGACCTCGTCCACGCCAATCCCCATTTCCTCACCAACCTGCGGGGCATCGTGCCGACCGGCGGCCACTACCTTTCCTCGGCCGGCTTCGATCTGATCCGGAACGCGGAGGGGGCTTGGCGGGTGCTGCGGGACCATACCCGCATTCCCGGCGGCCTCGGCCAGACGCTGGAGAACCGCAGCGTCACCGCCAGCGTGCTGCAGGCGGAGTTCGAGGACTGCCGCGTGGCGGGCATCGCCCCGTTTTTCGAGTTGGAACGCGACACCCTTCGCTCGCTGGCCTCCGGTCGTGCGGACTCGCCGCACGTGGTCCTGCTCACGCCCGGATTCCGACATCCCTCGTACTTCGAACACGCCTACAAGGCGCGCGTGCTGGGCATTCCGCTGGTGGAAACCGCGGACCTCACCGTGCGCGAGCGGAGACTGTTCCTGAAGACCCTCTCCGGCCTCCGCCGCGTCGACGTCCTGGTCTGCCGCCTCGACGACGATTCGGTCGATCCGCTCGAGTTCTGGACACACGGCGGTGGCGGGGTGCCCGGCCTCGCCGAGGTCTGGCGCTCCGGCAACGTGGCCTTGGCGAACGCGCCCGGCACGGCCTTCGCGGGCACCATGGCGTTGATGCCGTTCCTGCCCGGCATCTGCCGGAAATGGCTCGGCGAGGACCTGAAGCTGCCGTTCGTGGAAACGTGGTGGCTCGGCCAGGCCCCGGTCCGCCAGCAGGTGTTCGCCGATCTCCAGCGCTACATCATCTTCCCCGCCTTCGGTCCCGGCGAACCGGTGCGCTGCTCGGAACTGACTCCAAGCGCGCGCCGCCTGTGGCACTCGGTGCTGGAATCGCAGCCGCACGATTTCGTGGTGCAGCGCGATGTTTCTCCCAGCCTCGCGCCGGTGATGGAGGATGGCGAGTTCCACTCCCGCCCGGTGATCTGGCGCTCGTTCTGCCTGCAATCGGCCGATGGCCCGGTCTGTCTCCGTGGCGGCCTCGGAATCGTCGCGAAAAACGGCATCCTGCTCGATGGCTACTCCAGCACCGAGCAAACCGCGAAGGACGTGTGGATCCCGGACGAAACCACCGCCGCGCTCGACGAGCCGACGATCCGTCTCGATGGCCACCAGATCGCCCGCGATCCCACCGGGGCCGAGGTCCCCAGCCGCATGGCCGAGCAGTTGTTCTGGGTCGGCCGCTACGCCGAGCGCCTGGAGCTGGCCACCCGCCTGCTGCGCACGACCGTGAAGCGCCTCGGCGGCGAACTCACGCCCGCCCGCCGCGCCCAGCGCGATGCCTGCTTCGCCCTGCTGCGCGGCCTGGAAATCCTCCCGACCGAGGCCACCTCGCTGCCACCGCAACCGCTGCCGGTGCTCGCGCGCCTCGTTCACAACCCCTCCGCGCCGCACGGGTTGCCGTCGCTGATCCGCTCGCTGCTGTGGAACGCGGCCTCGGCCCGCGACCGCCTTTCAGACGACACCTGGCGCTTGTTCAACCGCCTCGAGGACCTGCTGCAATCGGACGCGTCGCACCCCACCGCGAGCGCGCTGGTGCAGACGCTCGATGCACTGGTGCTCCACCTCGCGGCCTTCGCCGGGATGCAGGCGGAAAACATGACCCGCGGCCACGGCTGGCGGTTCCTGGAAATCGGCCGCCGCATCGAACGCGCGCTCGGGGTGCTCTCATTGCTCGCTTCCGCTCCCGGTACCCAGCTCGCCGATTGCCCGGCGCTCGAGCCCCTTCTGGAAACCTGCGACAGCACCATGACCTACCGCCGCCGCCATTTCTCGCGCCCCCGTTGGTCGTCGGTGGCGGAGCTGCTGCTCGCCGATCCCACCAACCCGCGCAGCGCGGCGGCCCAGGCGGCGATCCTCGCGGTGCAGTGCCAACCCCTGCCCGGTGATCGGGATGCGGGTCTGCTGCCGCGCATCCGCGAGCACGTCGCCTCCCTGGTGCAGGCCTCCGGTCCTTCCGCGGAGGTGCCGGACAGCGCCGGCTTCGTGAAACGCGCCTCGTCCTTCGAGGAGCTTTCGGACCTGCTCACGCAACATTACTTCAGCCACTCGGTCCGCCGGGTTTATTGA